The Microcebus murinus isolate Inina chromosome 4, M.murinus_Inina_mat1.0, whole genome shotgun sequence genome has a segment encoding these proteins:
- the SMIM38 gene encoding small integral membrane protein 38, with product MASWPAGGTGPDALLVLLVLVLLARFLLWSCLGTYLDYRLARRQQPRKPKED from the coding sequence ATGGCCTCCTGGCCGGCGGGCGGCACGGGCCCCGACGCGCTCCTGGTCCTGCTGGTCCTCGTCCTGCTGGCACGATTCCTTCTGTGGTCCTGCCTCGGCACCTACCTCGACTACAGGCTGGCGCGGCGGCAGCAGCCCCGGAAACCCAAGGAGGACTAG